Sequence from the Scomber scombrus chromosome 1, fScoSco1.1, whole genome shotgun sequence genome:
AGCTACAGACCAGCTCTTACTCTAAACTTGTTAGGTTTCAACTCATATGTGATAATCACTCTACTTTTTAGACTAATGCTGCCTTCATGTCATATCTAAGTCATGGTCATTACCGGTGTCTGACCTCTGAGTCTTAATTACAACTGATGAACTCTTGATTTTTCTGACTTGGAGCTTATCAAgtaactgaaaaaacaaaaaaaacatggatgcCTCATCTCAGCGAAGTCTATAGACTCATGAACAGTTTCTATCCAAAAGCCATCACCATACACTATACTGAATAACACTACAATAGAGGCATCACAGATAACCATGTACTCTAAAGTGCAATATTcttacttatttttattatgtgcaATACAAACAGCATCTGGCTGTAAATATAGGTACTAAGtactatatatgtatgtttgaacttgtatgtgtgtatatagggctgggtaacatttcaaaatgatgataccagtaccaatccaagtacccgtAAAGTGATTCTGATACAAACTGAGAACTTCATTtcatacccatcatgtgaatagaagcattacattgaataaaatgcaaaacaaaatgctcaaaatcagtagaaaaagtcaaatattttctagttctgggtgcaaaaaggattgattgcaggtatcgtttgactggagatgtttcgatactacttggtatcgatttatttcagtagATACCCTACAGGTATCAAGTGCCAATATCCAGccctatgtgtatgtgtatgtgtatgtgtatatgtgagacctgtacaatgacaataaatgtatttctattctattctattcattCAAAGCAATTAAACCCAcatctctatatatatatatatatattgtaacaTTGTCCATGGACGCACTACATTTATAACCTTCTCACAATCAACCCCAATGAATGAAtgtggtaaccatggagatttTCCCCATCTCTACCATAGGACACCAAGATGTAGATTTCACCATCAACGACATAGAGACTCAAGAACAGACAGACTGTGTACCAGACTCCAtctaattcatgtttttattgtgtagtCGACACAAATATGAATACACTGTTTGTACCAGCTGCAGACAACCGGCATGAAGTAGACACAACTGTGTGGAatgttgtaaaaacaaaaaaaacaaaaaaaaacaacaaaaaaacaagtctaTGGCTTACCGAGCATGACACCGAATCTATTTACAAACTCAAATCAACTCACTGACAGTTTGAAAATTGGAGcaaaaagctttgttttttttttataaatataaaaaggggaaaaggaaggaaggccACTATGGGCCTAAAGGGGGGATAAAGTCTCTTTCACCGAGACAGCTTAACACTCAACAGAGTTATACATATCCCATTTTTCTGTTATGGCACCAGTATCAGAGCATGCCCTGGACTCGCTGGTTTCCATTGCGGATGCTTCACCTCAAGCAGGTTTTTTAACAGAGCTAGTAGGCACTGAACCAACaagtaaaatagaataagatctaaaaaacaaataaaaagactaaaattaGAGATAGATCTTGACTGTCACATGAGGTATTGTGGATCAAAAAGCATTTCTGTACATtgtctcatttctttcttttttttccctcgtCTTTTGGAATAGTACGGGGAAAAAATCATATTAGGTCATTatagacaaaagagaaaaaaaaatgatcacATAGAAtctacataaaacaaaacaaaaatgaggaTGTCAATAACACGATTTTCTATGAGAAAATTCAAACCTAGAATGGCAGTATATTgacatttatatgtatatatatataaaaaaaacaacaaccaaaaaaaaaaatgtagcagCAAATAACAGGAGAAAAGCATCGTTTTTTAATCCATTACGGTTTTTGacgtctttttttgtcttttctttttttttttttttttttttaaaacacgtAGCTGGGATTTATTTTCTATAGCAGCGGAATACAAGGAGTGTTTCTCTCCTACTCTCTATCCTTAATGTACAATCAGAAACCTAATTTACAGGGTCCCCACAAGCTTTGACACATTAAGACCATTCAATCACAGAATTCATTTTGATTTGAGTCTATATCAACCTTCCCTTCCTGTGTAGGAACCCCGATTTTTGAACTCTACAGCATTAAGACGCGTGGTCGCTGTCGAGCCCTCACCCTTTTTTGCCACTTTTTTGACGCCATTTTCACCCCTCGGTACTCTTGCCAGCTTTTGCTctccaactttttcttttttttttttaccccaagAAACGCAGCCCACGTCTTTTAGGTTTGTGCAAAATCACGTCAATAGTCTCAACActcctctatttttttttcctttttaatacatttttcttagCTTCATCCCCTTTCCCAGAATCCATGAGCAGTATTTGAACTGAGGTGGAACAATGGAGGAGATGCTGtactggtgatttttttttttctttcgagTTTTCCTTAACGCTTCTCAACGGGCCCGAGCTGCTCCGGAGGCAGAAATCATCTTAGCGGTTTGAGTTAAAACATCAATCTGTGGAGCCATGGTTAGTTTAGcaactacaaaaataaataatacttgtgtttttttttcctctataaaaataaagtattatttCAGCTATAAAAACAATACTTCTCTTTACTTACTTTTTATACCTTCAGACCTCCAGCCTTTGGCTCTGCACGCTGAACTTTAACTAAACCAATGAGATTTCCGATGATACGAGCAGCTCCGCCTCTATGAAATGTTTGTTAAACTAAGACTCTTATCTGAGACTTGGAAGGCCACAGCGTCAAGCAGCATTCAGTCTTGTTTTTTccgttaaaaaaagagaaaaaaagaaggtatttCTGCAGGTGCAACTGTCTGCGTGCCTGCTCTGACTCTCCATCACCATAAAGACTCCTGCTCAGACCTCCTCCGTccattttcatgttgttttacaAACTTTTATCATTGtgatttcctctctctctttttctcttaatttttttttttttttagacaagcCAGCACTGCTGACCaaaaagtgctttttttctttttaggaaACAAAAAGTTGGAATGGTATTAGGTATGActacacagagaagaagaagaagaagaagaagaagtagtagaagaagaagaaaacacgaCTGTGGACGACTCTGCTTGCGTCCATTTTTGATGCTTATCGGATTACAGCGAGCCGTGAAAAAACGGGTAAAAGCGAACGATGCCGGAGAGGAATCGGACAAAGAATCGGAATTTGTCCGAACCTCGACAATCAGCTGCGGTCGCTGAAGggtcattaaaaacaacagagcgtttcacactaaaaaacaaaaaaagcttgaaAGAAAAGAGGTATAAGACTAATTGATAAAGAGGTCtaaaaaatgatataatataataaagtgacTAAACATAAGCAAGCAGGGATATATGAATGTCTGCACTGCAACAAGACAAACATGGGAGCTCGGACAAGAAGTCTAAAACATTCTAGATAtagcagaaaaagaaatgaagaaaaaaaaagcctcttctCTTTAATAAATGTCAGCTTTCAGGTAAAAGACCTGAAGACAGACTACAAGGACCTACTGTACACGACACTTTGGGATGTTTTAGTAGGTGAGTTGAGTCTGTGGTAATTTAAAGATTCCTAGTTTATTGTTTCagggaataaaagaaaaaaaaatctactagAATGTTTTGGTGGCTTTAACTCCAGCCCACGCAGGTCGTTTTCAAttttcagtgtcttttttttctctttctctctctttttctctctctctctctctctctctttcgagTACATTTCTGTAGTGTTCGTTTCTTTTCCCGGGATGGGAGGGGACACTGGCAGGAAATGtgacttgggggggggggtggggggtttgTAGCGGGGCGGGCAGGGCCTGTCTTTGACGGCTGTAATGGACAGCGGGCGTGTGTGTGAGGGACACGTCGGCCGTGATAGCAGCCCAccaggaaggaggaggaggaaggggaggctGAGTTCAGATGAGGCAACCGCAACCCCTCCCCGGTCCACCTGTCCGCCGCCCTCCTCCGtctacaactttttttccccctcaatcATCGGGTTCATCGCGCGACGCTGCCGCCTCGATTTCAGATGTTGATGTCTCTGACGTCTGTCGGGGTGCAGGACAGGTCCACGTCCTCGTCCACGCGTTTGGTTTCCGTcgtgctgctgtgctgctgagcCTGCCTCAGGCTGGACTCCAGCAGGGATTCTATCTGCTCCTGGCATGACCGCAAACAGTCCtgtaaaatgaaaggaaagacgCCAAACATCCGGTCAATACCGCGGCACGACAAACATTTCGAAAACGACAAAGATTcgtgtgtgtttgctgcaaGGCGTACCGGGTCGCTGCGGATGACCTGCGACAGGAAGTTGGTGAGGTTCTGGGAGGACAGGGAAGCGTCTTGGCTCTTCAGGTAGAGACCTTGAACGGCTGCTACCACGCTGCCCGCCGCCACCATGGACGGAGGACTGGCGATGAAGTTGACATCTGTAAAAAATGCAGAAGTAGGCGTCAGTTTGATAAGAACACCACAAATATTCAGGCCTCTCTGGTTCCCCGAAAATTATCATCAGGCCTGGTGGTATGAGAGAGGTCCATGTAATCAGCACTTTTAGTCCTTtgggacaataaagttaatCTTATCTTTCAAACCAAAAAGACCCATAAACAGAAGAGGTGTGTGAGATGTCTGATTGACCCAGTTGATTGGATTTGTGTTAAAACTTTTGGTCACTGACATATTGAGGACTTAAAGTGGTTTCAAAGAGAGGGATGACTTAATGTACCGCATTTACTACTCCAAAATAAACCCGAGCTGTCCCTACATCTGTATTTCTGCTTGGCTTTGGAAATCAGAGTAAAACGTTCGCTCTCGCTCTGATACCATACCACCATTATACCCTACTAGTTCCCAAACTGACTCAGAAGCACTGAGTAAACTAGGCTaataaatccccccccccccgttctTGTaacaaggaaaaaacaacaacacatgacTGATTATGGTCACAGACTTCCACACATCTGCTCCTCTGAACCTTCAACATTTATTAACTAATAATGAGAACATGGCAGAATAACAAAACAAGAAACTGGGCTGAAGAGGGCAAAAAAACAGTCATCTTTAAACTGAGGTTAGGGTTCTTTATCCCCCATAAAAACACTTCAATCCTCAGTGGTATTTTACAGGGTATTTTAAGCTGTAATAGGCTACAGAGAAGAAAATATAGAGTATAACTAAGTACAGCGTAACCATTTGTGCACACTAAAACACAGAACAATTGAAAATATGTaggattttgaaatataaatctaaaaataaaaagtataaataatagGTACTGGTATAGAGATAATAGTGCAGTTTCCCTGGTGCATGTCATACCTGTAGCGCAGAGGGCCACGAAGGTCTGGGCGTGTTTCCTGAGGATCTGCTTGGTGGACGGGTAGATCTTCAGCTTGGACAGGAAGTGCTCGATGAAGTCGTGAGGCGTGACTGAAGCCAGGTCCCACTTCAGCTTGTTGAGAACCAGCAGCTCCATTCGCTGTGGACGGACCAAGACCAGAGGCATTCACTCAAACTGACCCACTCTCATCTCTAAGAGAACAAATGTAGCTTTACTCCTCCTTATGTCTGCTGTGACATTTACTTCCTGCAGCTGTGGcgctttttacatttttttttattatcagcaCGGGACTGATTCTTATATTCCTGCTCATTAATATTCCTagttttcaccttttttttctccacagatCTACTAGATAAACACGACCATATTCTAAtctattttatgtatatttttacagATTCAGTAACCTTTATTATGATTATAGTGTGATTCAAGTATCCCAAACATCACTTATCTCCACTCTGACTGGAGCACGGCCAATGGAAACGGCCgcactgtaaaaacaaatgtcacagcaaacataataaaaaaaagagaaaagcgtGTGACTGCAGTTCTTTAATGATCAGTTTGTCATTGCCAAATAGTAGCCTGCACTTCTGTTTTAAGACCATTAGGTGTCGCTGTGACCAGTGTTTTCTTGGCAGTCACTGAGACCATTCATGAAATCAGAGAGGCCTTCCAGTCACCATGGGAAAGTCACAGGCAGCCATTCAGTCAGTGCTGCAGCAAAGCTacgtttatatatatatttggtttGAAATCAAAGTGAAAATATACTCTGTGACACATCTTATAAAGGTTTCTGATCATGGTGACTCTGACCAAGCAGAGGGAACAGCAAACACTCTGTATTCAGGTCATGTGCTCTCTCCAGTGCATGGTGCTcatgtctactgtatgtgttatgCAACATCCATGTCTGCAGAACTCAATTACCAGCAGTTCTCCGGGCTGGACCGAGTTGTCGGTGTAGATACAGAGTTTCTCCGCCGTTAAGGGCACAGTCTCCTTCATCTTGGATGCTAGAAACATGCACGTAGCTCCCAGCAGCTGTAGTCTTGTTTTCCTGGTGGCCTCCACTGATAAAAATCTGTCCAAATAGTTCATAGCCAGCGGAAAAACCTCCTCCTCACATTTCTGTTCCTCGCAGACCTGGGAGGTGAGAAAAAGCacttaagcaaaaaaaaagaagaagaaaactccCCTATTCATATGCATTATTAAGTctatatcccccccccccccactggcTCTGTGCCTTATTCTATACGCACAGCTGTTTGCATTCAATAGCTGCACCATCAGCAATGATcccaaatgaaattaaaaagagaTGTAACGCATTTTTTTCCGCATTGAATTCATttgaatttaatgtttaaagctCGTGTGTGGCACGGTATTTAACACAAACTGCATGTGACGTGCAGGAGAAAACGATCAAAGTCAAAAGTGTCATATATTGATAAGAATAGAGCGTCGCAGCGTTGAAAACAGTCGGGAATTAGTTTGCAGTCAGTTCTGACTGAGACACAAAGGTGGCGTCGATGCAAGTTTCACTCTCTAATTTCAACTTCGTCatcttttcaaaaaatatttataaatatttaaaaattagcAGGCCGCGCACAAGTGGCATGTAAATGATCCTCGCGGAATGCCTGATCGGATGAGAGTGAAATGTGTCGAATTGTGACACGTgccaatttaaaacaaattaatttctCAGGCTGGGCTTTTTCACGTGCTGCACGCGCCACTTCCCCCACGACTCTCCCGATGCGCCGCTttagaaattaattaaaaatatcaaaCGGCAAAGAATTCAATCCAAAAGTTCATGTAAATGTTCAGAAACATCTAAACTATCAAATCCGATTGTTAAAATCCATTTGATTCGTTTGCTTTTTGAAGAAAAAGCCATTTTTTCTCAGCGACCTTCGCAGACAGCAGCGAGTCTCGTGAAGCAAAACAAACTTTAGCAGTTGATAGCAGTGGATCAAGCTACAGCACACTATATGTAACAGCCTTATGATTAAGATGCATTTCTGCACCATACAACCCAGTTACTGTCATTGCTGCTGATAATATagatttttaattatattaaaatccTTCTCATATACGACAACAAAGATGGCGCGTAATACTGGCACGGGCCAGACTGCATACGTGTACATTGCTGTTATTTTGGAATATTTTCCCCGTCTTATTACATTTCATAACCTTCTGgaaaataatagtaaataatcaataatcaaagtATTGATGGTGGAAACTGAATACAGTCTGTAGCCAATCACTAGCCTATATCTCCTCTTATAACAGAAGGACCACCCAGCACTCATTTTCAGAGGTTTATGTAACATGCACAGTGAAATAACACACATGAACCTCTCAGAACTGTCACTTTCAGGCTCATTGATCATGTTTTAGGTAGTAAGGGACAGGCTAGTCAAAGACTAACCCGCGATCACTGATCAGCAGAAACTCGGACACAGAAGGAAAGTTGGAAGTGAAGTAAAACCAACCTCTAACATCCAGGTGGCAACTATTTTCCTCATTTTAGGCACTATTTCTTTCTGAACACACTTGAAGTAGTTAGCCGACGGTA
This genomic interval carries:
- the ccnd1 gene encoding G1/S-specific cyclin-D1, with the protein product MEDQLLCCEVDSIRRAYQDVNLLNDRVLHTMLKAEENYLPSANYFKCVQKEIVPKMRKIVATWMLEVCEEQKCEEEVFPLAMNYLDRFLSVEATRKTRLQLLGATCMFLASKMKETVPLTAEKLCIYTDNSVQPGELLRMELLVLNKLKWDLASVTPHDFIEHFLSKLKIYPSTKQILRKHAQTFVALCATDVNFIASPPSMVAAGSVVAAVQGLYLKSQDASLSSQNLTNFLSQVIRSDPDCLRSCQEQIESLLESSLRQAQQHSSTTETKRVDEDVDLSCTPTDVRDINI